In Sander vitreus isolate 19-12246 chromosome 8, sanVit1, whole genome shotgun sequence, the genomic window gtaaaaaatgacataacattatttaatatacgtttatttgattcacagctgctacatatagtgttttgacctcgacaacccaactgcattttactgcaAACTTGCGaatagttaactttctaaagcaggcgcaaccgcttgtttgctaagagtcgggtcggtgattttgaatgtgtgattgtgagaaggtgttcacgagatagacACCAaccttctctcctttatggagacagacgctgtgtgcacggtgggctcaatggtgttttaagcctccaatgtcaccttacaggcagctaaccctcaccttaacactaacataacttctttgacataaccattgccccgctgcctggaaggcgacattgggggctaaaaacaccaaacaccgcacggtgggaggagctgtgtgtgtgtatgagagcgagacacaagtggcagagagacggaggagagcagggaaaggaaatgcagaagaacgtgttttaaatagcatttttttttaaacccgaGGGATGGGGTTTGGGGCTGGGTCTGTGGGACTGTTTCTGGGGGATGAGTCTAAGGGAAGAACAGGACCTACCTTTTGTCTTCTGCATTCTTCTTACCCTTGTCTCCTGTTCTTCCCTCAGACTCATCCCCCAGAAACCCAGCCCCAAATGCCatctctgcaataataattaataaaggctggtttaaaatacttcttcctgcctctatgTATTAATGCTCATGGGTAGCCTAAATGGGTTCCATTCAGACCTTAACATTAATTCTTTGTTatatgtcaacaagattcaacaagacattttcacctggctatacccaatgtttagatctgttgtggtatttatgcaaattagtacatatgtaattagattatgcaccgtttgcccatgttaacaTGGGATTCTTCAGGGGTTTATtttccttactcaggacatattgaggatacaaaagcagttgagtttgcttctgttgcattttggcttaaaatgactggactatATGTCTTTAAAGGGTATCTTTggtattttcccatgtttttgtgtctaagtgactacaTTCGGCTGcggtgaaacaagctgcaatgtaacgttaaagAGCAACTGCGCATCTTCAATTTATGTCCACTAAAAGGTGTTTTACCCATAGATATAAAATTGTTCTATAGGTTTTACCACTGACATGCTCAGACTATTATTCTAAgcgtctgacaacattatgaaaaggatccctacagaggttgaactttttgttaaagagtaagatcctttttgcgCCGAAATCGCTATTGCCAAACCCActagactccatttaaataaacagtaattttatcatgTAAACACACGTCATTCAAAGTCCACAGAAACAAAATCAAccatcaccactctggtttggttgaaattaaccttaattcacccatttacatgctGGCTCTACACACGCTAAAAGCATTGTTTATCTAAATgaagtctggtgagtttggtgatggcgatttcggggctgtttctggttaaacaaaaaggattgtATTCTTAAACTAacaggtctatctctgtagggatcctttctataatgtcatcagacacttagaataacaatctgagcctgtcagcagcaaaaacagccTTTTTAGTGGACCGAAATTGACAGTCCCtattgccccatagggttacattgcagcccgggtTGCAGCTTTCTTGCTCAATACTGCACCAATTTCAAAGAGTCTTGTTAGTcccttagacaccaatgcatgggaaaatagggtccaggtttaaAAATTCCAAAACTACCCTAAGGCAAAGGTATTTATTATTGTGAGTGAATCGTTAAAACCAAGATAGTCCAAAGGTGTGTAGTAACAgtgccaaataaaaaaaattgttgttcaAACCTTCTGCATAGAGCTGTAGCTGGCAGAAAGCAGATCCTCGGCGGACGTGGGCTCTGGCTCTGGCAGCTGCATTGGCAACAACTGGTGGAGTCAACAGATCAAGTGCCTGTAGAGACACGTGGGCAGATGTTTACTTTACTCTACATAATAGCAGCTTCTCTATCAGAATGATTCACAATGTGTACATAACTCATGCCAAACGTGGTAATACAGTAGAAACTTAAACTGTGATATTTAACATGGTatttatgataataaataagAATAACACTTTCAACATAATTACTATTGAACAAATGAACTGTATAGACAGAATAGTATAGAGGCTGCAGTAGCAAATTACAACAATGTCCCTACACAGCAGTGAACAGACACAACTTATTTTGCCTCTCTCCTTGTAAAGAATCTCCAGCTATCATAAACCCAGTTATCTCTTGCTGCTATTTGCAAGTTTCAGGACACCAACATGCACAGTGAAGCTTTAATTAAATGTACTTTGCAAAATGCAGTGGAGTACAGATGAACACAGATAATGTAAAACTATTACTCTATTACTATGGCGATAGTACAGACCTGAGAGGAATCCTCAATGGCCTTGTGTAGATTTTTCAACTTCAGATGACAAGCAGCCCTGTTTGAATACAGAGCTGGGATCTTTCTGTTGAGTCGGATAGCCAGGCTGTAGGCATTCACTGCGCTCAGGTAGTCCCCAGTCGCAAAATATTTGCTGAATGAAAGAGTCTATTTAGTGATTCCACAGTTGACAAAAAAGATGTACTGTTAAATAGTTTCGAGAGCAGACTTAATTTCACTTACTCTCCTTTGTCCTTTAACCAGTCAGggttcctctcctcttctttcagGTCCTTCAGCTCTTTATCATCTGCGTTTACTGCACGCCTGGCTTCAGCTTGTTTTTTGAGCCACTGGTtggttaaaatataaaaagtgcaatctcatttaaaaatgtcttcattAGACCCATAAAAGAGTTGTTCTGTGCACAGAGACTCTATTTCTCTGCTTATACATAGCGcaaatgaaaacaacaaaatctgTCAAAATCACTAATGGATCTATTTCGTCTTGTTTCTTTAGCACTGCATCACTGATCCACAACACATGTGGCTTCCAAGGATATATAATAATCTTAAGGATCTGTTCATGTCATTACGTTGTTATAAATCtgcattaaaggtgcactatgagttcctgcatggtttcagcgtgatttcatttttgtctcaaatcgtaggcctctctccttgatccgctagctgtctgccccctgaacacaatGTGAAAAAGCctggtctcgggagacaacacaggggtcgtaaacgtcaaacaaacactaggggcacaggttgtgcaccaaaatacaacaaaccattccagccaatcaccgacaagatggttgggggagggggtgggggttagtgacagttagtcagttagtcctgacagttacggaaacatggggggaggggcgagcttgctctgttttggttGAAATTTACTTgaaacgtcaacagaagtgaccatgcaggaactcatagtgcacctttaataattagCTCTTATGTTTGGTACCAGTAGTTGATGTAACTAAGCCGTGTATATTTTAGATTATGCTGAAACTGTTAAAAAgcaaattaaatgtgaaatttgTTAATTGCATTTAAGTATTCATTTGGTTTTCTGCAATTATTTATTGACcatcacacaaatgtaatcATCTGTCAATCACCTTAAGACAAGCCACTTGTATAAGTACCAAGTAGAACAGTTTGGAATTTCATTAATTTCTGTTGTGATCTTGGGTTCGCTGCTACGAAACGTTAAgacattacagtatattaatacAGTAATAACAGGTGCAACATCATGTCAGCGAAACCGACCTCCCTAGCGCACGCTAGGAGgatccatagactgtaaaattaATGGAAGAAGCTTCCgcgcctgaaaagtgaagccaatgcggaagttatttaaacctgcattctatctcatttccaACAGGGGGCGACCCCACTGGTTACAAAAAGAAGTGAGTTTTTttagaagtctatgggaaaacgTCCCTTTtactcacttgatttattacctcagtaaacattttcataatgagttaaTGCCCTCAATTGCTAcgttcaagtcttcttcaatgcagcatgatgttcatttagtaaattttggtcccttttttttttaaagacgaTAGTGCATGGGATGCTTTAGGAGCATGGCTACCCAccaacctgtcaatcaggacagaggctaagctatgctaaccaATGGCActaaaaaatttgaaaaatgtgtttacacaACTTTTCAAAACATTTGTTCGTCACTATAGACCATTACACAGTGGGGCATGACGAATAAATGACACGACAATGCAAAATATACACATCAACACTATTCATACCTTGACTTGAGATTGGGTGTGAGCGGACAAGAGAGAGCGATTGAAGCAGAGGAGAGTTAACGTTTACAGTGAAGATATCAAGTGAATGTACGGTAGCTAGAGTCTGCAGTTGGAGCACAAATAAATGCTGTAGCTCCTCAAACCCACCGGAGGTGTACCGTGTCTTGTTTCCTCAGCTGCTGAGTGGAGTGACGGGGGTTAGCTCCGGAGATTTCAGCCCCCAGTGCTTTCCGACCATGGTCGGGAAGCCGAAGCAGGAAAAGCTAACACTATAGCTACTGTAAGCTATTAATTGAGTTTTCTTTTACTCTACTCTTTTAATTGTGAAAGCTGAGAAAAGAAAGATTGTCTCTGGTAAACGCTACCTTTGTCAAGGTTGAAAGGAGAAATAAAGTGTGAGGTCTATACGATCTAAAATTACGTTGCGTAATGTTTCCATTCAACAGCTCCAACAAATATATTAACATGCAAATTAATCGTACAAATAAAAACGTCCCCAGCGTGTAAAAGACCTTAAAAGCGAAACAATTGGAGGTACAGTATGATCAAGTAAGAGGATTTTTGTTGTTCAACCAATTTTACACTTGATTCCTGGTGGTTGATGCAGATCTTTTTGAACACCCTGCAGATGACAGGAAAGGAAACTGGCAACTCTTACGTCTTCCTCCTCTGGCACTCTTGATTCCCTGAGAGCTGTTGGGAAAACTCGTGGGGTAAACATGACTTGAATGTTTCCAGTGAGTCTTGGAGCAGGCAGGTTTGCTTGCTTTCTCTTGCTCTTCCCTTCACTGTTGCCTCTTTGATCTAAATGCAAGAATATGTTCATTAACATACCAAAACCAATTAGTGTGAGAGCAAATTTGATCACACAGGGAATTACTTACCCAGTTCGACAGTTCCTCCAACTGAACCTTCAGTCCACTTCTTCTCTGTCATGGCTCGTTTGTTTTGATTGTCTCTCTGACTTTGGAGTCTGAGTTGGGCTTCTTCCTCTgctttttgtttctgtctcagttGCCATGCTGCCAACTCTGCTGTGGTTTTCTCTCGCTCATTGTCCTTTATTTTCTGGATACTGTCTCTTTCCTCCTTTTCAAGCTGAGATCAAGTAAAACATGCTATATATAAGTCCTTCTAGATTTCACAGCAGATTTGCAATGGTCATTTTGGACACTTGGTGATGTGAGTTATGAGTAGAGTGTGGTGTATGTTACTGCTGTACCTTCATCATTATCTCTAGTGCATATTTTTTCTCTGCATGCTGTTTTTCCACCTTGGATCTGGACTCTGAAGAAAGCTTTTCCTGGTATGTCAACAGAGCCCTTTCTCTGAtctccttctttttttctttatcatcTGAAACACATTCACTTATAATGGTAGATTAATTTAATGTAAAGGTATAGGACACTTTTAGCCAAGTCAAGGGGACATTCAAAATGATTATGTCTTAAAACCAGTGGTCCCTTCTGAGCTGAGAGTTTGCTATTTACTATTTAAGAACCGAACCTTGGGGTATCCAATCTACAGCCAGCAGGCCATGTCAGCCTAACACCGTCCAGCTGAGTGATGTGTTGAGTACCGGTTGGTGAAAAGTATGAAAATCAAGAGTGGGAGGATCTGTCTGCGTACTGCAAGAGAGGGATCTGTATGTGGACTGCAAGAGAGGGGCGTAACTTGAAGGGGGTGTAACTTAAAGCAAGGGGTGTAACTTAAAGTTGTCCAAATCACACGAGATGTCAAAATGAGATGTTGTCGGCAAAACTACCTGGACGAGATACAAGCAGATACAGTTTAGAAGAGAATCTTTGATACAAATTTGTGTGCAGACATCAGAACAAAAACATCTTAACGATACTCTGGATTAGCTTCCCTTGCTTTTATTAATGTCATTTCAGGACCGATTTATCATTGTTATGGGTTTGGTATGTTGTTCTGTGTTtgtcttattttggtagtctgtttttctgttttgtattttgccccgtttcctgttttattttgacggtctgttttctgtcttgtcttgtcttgttttacttcctgtcttttggtttttcccgctcttgtgattgcctgatgtttttcacctgtttcccagcccttgtgtcacctgcctctcgTTAACCTCattaccctctgtatttagtctttgtgttccccttgtcctgtgtcagatcattgtattgttttctgTGAGAGTTTGTGTTAGTCGCCCCTTGTTTTGGACTCCTGTTTTTGTATTCTTTGTCTTTTGTATTCTTGGatttttgaatatatttttacCCAGCCGTCTTCTGTCCTTGGATTTTGGTTATTAAACCTTTTGAACTCAACATTGCCTGATGTGTCTGCGTTTGGGTCCGCCACATTCTCTCCAACCGTGTAACAATTATTGTCATTTCAGGACCGAACATTGCGATTTAACAGCTTGTTCCAACAAAATTTTGCCTAGTGATATGTATCACCATGTATCACTGTTTAAACTAATGCTGAGTGGAGGCTAACTTTGTTAGCATAGCTCCATACAGGGTCATGAGAAGGACTGGACTGTGGTAAGCTACAGACGCAACTGGAAAAACCACGCTACAGTTTCCCCGTTGAGTTGCGTTTCCCCTACCTAACCAAACTGTATGccctaaccttaacaatggAGTGATGCTACCATTTTAACAGGAGGGAAACACTATTTGACGGGAGCCGGACATGCGGCGAACAGGGAGAACTCCTCCCGAGGTCGCCATGGCTAAACAATGTTACAAAGATACCCACAAAAATACACTtaaacacaagaacacacaaaaTCAGTAACGGAGCTAATTGAAGCAAATTGAAAATATGTATGAAATGATGATAGAAATGTGGGTGCCAAATAGTTTAAATATCAGAGCAACTATGTCCAAATTAAGTCTTCTACGGGGCGTTATGGAGCCCGCTCCAGGGACAGTTGGGCCCCTGTCAGTTTTCGTGCTCAGGCCCTAATAAGAGACGGGTCTGTATGTGGACTGCAAGAGAGTGGTGTAAATGTAACAGGGGCATAACTTGAAGTTGTCCTAACCAGAGTCCAAATCATGCGAGATGTCAAAACGTAATGTTGTCTGTGTCCAGACTTTCGAACAGAAACATCTTCAGGATACTATGGATATAGCTAGACTGAAAAAAGTCCTTTCAGAATCAAAACGTCACGATTAAACGGCTTGTTCCAACAGAAATAAGTGACAGGTATCTCCATATGGTTTTACAAGCTGTTTAACTAAGGCTGAGTGGTAGCTATCTTAGTAAGCTCCGCTCCATACAGGAAAATGTCACTAGAAAAGCAAGGTTAAGTTAGTTTAACATTCGTCAGTTTTTGCGGATGTTACCTTCAATAGCTCCATGTCACTGCTTCGATTTCTTCCAGTTTTAGGGTATGTTGGAGCATTGACACGGAGCTACTGAATGTCAAACATTAAACTAACTTTACCCCGGTCACGAGAAGGACTGGACTGTGGTAAGCAACAGATGCGGCCGGTAAGAAACGCTGTAGATACGGTCATGCTGCCTGAGATGTGACTGTTTCCCCGTTGAGATGTGGTTCCCGTACCTTAACTAAACCTAATGCCCTAGCCTTTACAACGAAGGGACGCTATCATTTTAACAAGAGGGAAACACTATTTGACACACCAGCGAGCCAGATGGCTAAACAattggcgcttttccattacatggtacctgctcgactcgcctcgactctactcgccttttttggttttccattacgaaaaaaaatacctggtacctgctaacaggtactttttttagtaccacctcagtcgaggttccaagcgagctgaggcgagccgaaaaggtgacgtgaaagcgacagacgggggtgtcctgaacaaacccgctatttttaaatagtttagccagctgtgttttttttttgctgcctccagcttcatttgaaactaaatgtgtcttctggctgtggcaacaacaacacactttccatgttctgtgtgtgtgtcgtgttaggtcacggcagtttcctgcggcgccgcttgttttacagttctgcggaggctccaggcagagctttcgccatagcctacgtacacacacacatggccggctcgacgcacgcaccagcgcacaagtataaacatcaggccacagaactgtaaaacaagctcaagtggcctgatgtttatagcctgcatataacgaccagccacgctgaggcggtactaaaatctgcaatggaaaacggacgcacagtgagtcgaggcgagtagagtcgaggcgagtcgtgcaggtaccatgtaatggaaaaacgccaaatGCTACAAAAACACCAGCAAAAATACACAAGAGTCAAACAATTAgctagtagctaacgttagcaatcatgCTAGCTAGCTATGAAAGCTGAGACGTTATTAAAAATCTATATGAACTAAATTAAATTGCCCATAATGGAGATTTTTTTATGTAACGTTTGTGTTTTCTCCAAATCAATTTTTATGACAAGATAATGTTAGGTTAACGTTACTCTGTCAATTGAGTGACTGATAACGATAACGGTTATATTAACGTATACATCTGACTGTGACGTTAGCTggctagctgtttttttttagctgtttttctttgttaacaTTAGTAAACTCGTCTTGCACTTTGAAAGTTTCCCAAAGACAAGAAGTTGAGGCGTCAGTGGGAAGTAGCAGTTAGAAGGGAAGGTTTTTCTGCCAGTGACTTCTCTCTGCTCTGCATTGAGCATTTTAGGCCTGAGGACTTTGATAGGACAGGTCAGATAATAAGGATTCGAGATGGAGCTAAACCATCTGTCTTCAGCTTCCCGACTCATCTCCAAACAGTAAGTGTATCACTAGGCTAAAAGGATTTGATAGATAATGTAAGTCAAACCttaatgagaaaatgttttttttcttctttctgaaTGTTAGAAATCAACAATGTATTGTGTATTACATTATGAAATACTTAAATCTTGAAGTTGTTAAATTTCCCTCCACTTTAGCCAGTGGCAACCAGGACAACACAAGCCTCAATGAGGGCTGAAGAGAGCCTGTCAGTGGACTGTTCTCCACATTTCAAAGAGGCTGAACCTCTGCCTAATGTGAGTATTCTTAGTAGCTATGCCCCAAACAGGTGTGAGCATAATGGCCCTGGTCATATTcaaacctctctctccctctttctctctttcaattGAATATGCTTTGTTGGCGTGAgagtaacaaaaacaaaatgaccaAAAGCGTCAAGTACTTATGAGATTAAAAAGACTGAgactaatgaaaaaaaaacaaagaacatttgtgtgtgtccctcttGCACTTTCCTTCTCTCTGCCGTGTCACACTCACTTGCCAATCTTTTCAGACACACCCACTTATACACATAAAACATGCTGGTGTTCAATATGCATCCCtggcgcgcgcgcgcacacacagacacagacacacacacacacacacacacacacacacacacgcgttgACAGTGGGATAGGAGGGGTGATGAGATTAAGAATGCAGGCCAGCTATGCACAGTTGTTCATAGTTCATAGTTTTCATCTTTCTTTCTACTAGGACCACGACCACTCCTATGGATTGCCTGCATCTCCCACTGATCTAAAGGCCAGACTCAGTGAAGCGAGAGATGAGGAACGTCAAGAACAGAGAACACAGTACGTGGTCTTCTGCAGGATCTGAAGGGAAAGAACCTCATAAATGaagagctgaaagagagacttgAGTTCTACtcaggtaaaataaaaataaaactttgattttatttatatctAATGCTTATATTTTGCCATCTTCGTTAGACTTCCTATGTATTATTTCAAGGGAACCTACTTATTAGTCTGTGCTAACTGAATTTCAGATATTCAGATAGACGAGTACTCCCCACAGGGAGTTTGCCATCACTCTCCACCTGCATGGTCCAAAGGCATATACCTATCTCAGAGTCTCTTCATCTTGACCTCCCACATCCACATACTTTGCAAAGTTGTTCTTAGTGTAATTAGATTGCACCTTAAAAATAATACTGGTTCAAAAACATTAGATAACAACTTTTCATTTTACAAAGGTGGATGAGTTCTGTAGATGTGAAGCCTGGCCTCAATGATGTTAgacatattgaaaaaaaaaaaagagttagaCCCAGCTAAATATGGATCTGTTGGATTCCATGGCCATCAAAAAACATGTCCATTACAATCCCCATACCCAGAAAATGTCTGGATTTGTGGATATGGGGGAAGGACTGAATGAGATGGATGTTGCCACTGAGGCTCTTGTTTTTATGCTTGTTGGCCTACAAGGCCACTGGAAGGCTCCAATTAACTTTTATCTGACCAAGTCCCACACACAGAAGGTCCTGGTcagagatgtatagtaacaaagtacaacaacttcaatactgtacttaagcactaaaaggctgtatctgtactctactggagtattatttttttctcctacttccacttttacttcagtacatattacatatatcatacgtttaatacttttaatccgatatattttttatgtgctgcatcgttactcgttacaattataaaaatgttacgAATCATTCCAAACCCACATTATCACTGCCAGAGCAGTAGATGGCTCTGTCACCAGGTTTGATGAAGCTGGCTCATCATTCAGCGATTCAAGGGATCAAGCTGTTATAAGAAGACCGCGCATGCTCCCGTTCTGCCTTTCGCTCTGCTGCCTGCATGCATTGAGAACACTTGAgctttgttagtttgttttgaGATGGAAGAACCAGAAACACCATCTTCAACACCTTCAACTTCAAGTGATCGTGGCGATGAGGGTGAGGAAGGAGACCACCCCTGGCCATACTTGGAGTCCATGTTTTCATTAGTCGGAGTGACAATTCATATAGAATGAAGTGCCTACTCTGCCTCCTGAAAGATTGCGAAATAATGGCCTTCAAAAATTCACCTTCAGGACAACAAACATATCAAGGTAAGTTACAAATATAATACGCAAATGGCACACCAGCTTGAGCTATCAGTAagcgctagctaactagctacccGCGGTTCATGACATGCTGCAGTGTTCagttacgttaacgttaactagcTGGCTATCATAAAGGTTGTGTCACGCTGAATGGTGTTTTTGACCCATCACTAACTTTCTCTTATTTTATGACATATAGCCTAACCctactgctttctttaataaccacataacacaatactagtacttttactttcagtacttgagtagtacattttaaaattaactacttgcaatacttaagtacaaacaATTTTGAATATAttagtacttccacttaagtgtggtgcttaaagagcaacTTCTACTCACTCtactacttttactcaagtctgggtctctagtactttatacatgtctggTCCTGGTTATGCATGCGTTGGAGGAACTGCATCAGTATGGCATAAAAGTGGTGTGTATGACAATGGATGGGCATGCCTCCAATTTAAACATGTGCGAGCTAAGGGCAAACCCTCTTGAGCccttaaaaactttttttgcacaTCCAGTAACTAATGAGAGGGTCTTTGTGTTAATGGATGCTTGCCACATGTTGAAGCTGGCACGGAATATGTAGCAGGCATACAGTCCGATAACCAGCACCACTGAACAGATCAACTGGgaatacattgttcatctgtaTGATGTTCAAGCTAAAGATGGACTGCATGCTGCCAACAAGGTAACAGTTAAGCATGTTCATTTTGACTCGCAGAAGATAAAGGTATCCCTGGCTGCTCACACTACgctaccttccgctttctttgtgttgcaattttaaactccggtcgatttatgaggactatggttaactgctcctcagatgcagggtaaatccagacaactagctagccgagactatctgtccaatctgagttttctgttgcacgactaaaacaacctttgaacgtacacgttccacaaaaacaatttccttcccgaggctattttgtagcGGCACCGTGGCACCGctcggtgcttagcaccgcccaagacgattgtgattggtttaaagaaatgccaatgaacgagagcacgtttttcttccatcccggattgctgtgtggactagccacagcgctgtggaggaaggtctggcagtgcgagactaATGGAATCATGAAAAAGGATGTTGTCTATGGTGATGATCAGATGCTTTCAGTTAATGCAAACATTTGCTTTAGATAATTTACAGGCTTTTTGACATAATGAACAGCCACCAAAGAATTCAAAGCTCCCCTGGGTTCTTTGAATTGGACTGAGCGAGTAGAGTTATTGCTGAGAGGCAGGGAATACTTGATCAGCTGGTGATGAAAGATGGCACACCGCTTCACCGAAATTATGAAGCTTCTGTTGGTCATTTGAGTTCATAAGTTCATGACAACAAAAGTTCATATGATGCTCTCTTCTCTTCTGACTTTTTGCTGTCtactgttttgtttctgtttgaatTATTTTATCTTTAGTGTTTCAGTTCATACAAGTGTCAAAATGGTATGTATGGCACTGTGTTCATATAAACAATTTTCAATGATATGATAACCTCAAAATATCACGCTTTATAGTATTACATTTATACGCTTTATAATTGAAAGTATGTAAAAAGGTCTTCCTtttgaaaataatatattttttcactACAGTAAATAAGCAAATGTACACCGTATAATAATATCACGATAAACCATGAAACGGGTATATCGCTGCAACCCTAGTTCATATTTTCTGCTTTCTCAGTTCTGTTCTAAAAATTGTTCCTAGTTGCTTTAATGTCCTCGAGGTAAATCCTTTATTTCAAGGACCCTGACACTACATACTCCTAAGGAGCACCCAGTAATTTTACAGTATACAATTTCTTAGATTGAAAATCTTTAAAGAATCTTTACCAAACAGGAATGTCAAGGGAGGTTAGAGCTAGCTTCTTAAGTTCCAGCCCAGAATACTTTCCCAAAAGTCTCAACAGTTTTAGGTTTTTAAAAAGAACTACAACTTTATGTGGAAAGGTCAATTTACTTTCAATGAACAACATGAATTGGTGCTTTCTTGAGGTATCTCGGTTTGCATGATCatattgacaaaatattttcttttgaagGTACCTATCTGTCATCATCAATATAGACACCCTGATGTTGATGATTCTTGAACAGCTAGAGTTTCAGCGATACATTTGCACGAATCGATTGAGCCAGGATCACTTGGAGCTCCTCTTCAATTCAATCAGGGCATCAGGTAGGGATCTCATGAGTTAATGAATTGTCTTCAGATAAGTCGCTGTCATTTGAAAAGAGCAAATATCTGTATTAAAGTGGAactttgctgattttcaacTGGCAAAAAGCCCGACGGATGATGCGAAGCGATGCGTTTTGCATCATTCTGCGGACTTGTGACACCAgctacaattcaattcaatttcatttcatttaaagt contains:
- the dnaaf4 gene encoding dynein axonemal assembly factor 4, whose translation is MPLLVTDYSWTQTDSTVFISVPLKGRKVEKVDIMSTEEYLKVHYPPYLFEAFLFEPVDDDRSTAKVGNGVAVISLSKRTNKVWEHLMITTNDKEKKKEIRERALLTYQEKLSSESRSKVEKQHAEKKYALEIMMKLEKEERDSIQKIKDNEREKTTAELAAWQLRQKQKAEEEAQLRLQSQRDNQNKRAMTEKKWTEGSVGGTVELDQRGNSEGKSKRKQANLPAPRLTGNIQVMFTPRVFPTALRESRVPEEEDWLKKQAEARRAVNADDKELKDLKEEERNPDWLKDKGDKYFATGDYLSAVNAYSLAIRLNRKIPALYSNRAACHLKLKNLHKAIEDSSQALDLLTPPVVANAAARARAHVRRGSAFCQLQLYAEGLQDYQAALKISPHNKVLQADTQRIKDIIQGTDHETQ